The following are encoded in a window of Flavobacteriales bacterium genomic DNA:
- a CDS encoding HAMP domain-containing histidine kinase → MGRKGIATLMLLATLSVAGVILTQLLWLQQASRYRSDQVALHKEQASQLEKQFNDRVVMALTAVTEQILSITKDPSDLYDAVKQERPNYFAVTINDTLHPYLLESLLQKEFSRRNINDDFEYGIYDCFTDSIVYGNYVSQDTIGTDSVQHSTLLKLDKDGHYFGVYFPNRHSTLWEAEPDRWTWIFPAVVTLIVFSFFAYSVWVILRQKKLSEMKNDFIGNMTHELKTPISTIALSAEVISDPGITQEPERLGEYARIIRSENERLRTQVERVLQLATLDKDKLELRQDRVDMHQVLREVAESFKLPLQERGAELRLDLGAKQASVRGDRVHLTNAIFNLVDNALKYGPDGAAIDVRTSQQGERLAIAVQDRGIGIRKEDLRHIFERFYRVHTGNVHNVKGFGLGLHYVKQIAEAHHGEVSARSEFGKGSVFTLVLPLT, encoded by the coding sequence ATGGGGCGCAAAGGCATAGCCACCCTCATGCTCCTGGCCACCCTCAGTGTGGCGGGGGTCATCCTCACCCAGTTGCTCTGGCTGCAGCAGGCGTCGCGCTACCGCAGTGACCAGGTGGCCCTGCACAAGGAGCAGGCCTCCCAGTTGGAGAAGCAGTTCAACGACCGCGTGGTGATGGCCCTCACCGCCGTCACCGAGCAGATACTCTCCATCACCAAGGACCCCAGCGACCTCTACGACGCGGTGAAACAGGAACGGCCCAACTACTTCGCTGTCACCATCAACGACACGCTCCACCCCTACCTGCTGGAATCGCTGCTGCAGAAGGAATTCAGCCGCCGCAACATCAACGACGACTTCGAGTACGGCATCTACGACTGCTTCACCGACAGCATCGTCTATGGCAACTACGTGTCGCAGGACACCATCGGCACCGACAGCGTCCAGCACAGCACCCTGCTGAAGCTCGACAAGGACGGCCACTACTTCGGCGTGTACTTCCCCAACCGCCACAGCACCCTGTGGGAGGCCGAGCCCGACCGCTGGACCTGGATCTTCCCCGCCGTGGTCACGCTCATCGTCTTCAGCTTCTTCGCCTACAGCGTGTGGGTGATCCTGCGGCAGAAGAAGCTCAGCGAGATGAAGAATGACTTCATCGGCAACATGACGCACGAGTTGAAGACGCCCATCAGCACCATCGCCCTCAGCGCCGAGGTGATCTCCGATCCCGGCATCACCCAGGAACCCGAAAGGCTCGGCGAATACGCGCGTATCATCCGCAGCGAGAACGAAAGGCTGCGCACCCAGGTGGAGCGCGTGCTGCAACTGGCAACACTGGACAAGGACAAGCTGGAACTGCGGCAGGACCGCGTGGACATGCACCAGGTGCTGCGCGAAGTGGCCGAGTCCTTCAAGCTGCCGCTGCAGGAACGCGGCGCGGAATTGCGTCTGGACCTCGGGGCGAAGCAGGCCAGCGTGCGCGGCGACAGGGTGCATCTCACCAACGCCATCTTCAACCTGGTGGACAACGCGCTGAAGTATGGCCCGGACGGCGCTGCCATCGACGTGCGCACCAGCCAGCAGGGCGAACGGCTCGCCATCGCCGTGCAGGACCGCGGCATCGGCATCCGCAAAGAGGACCTGCGCCACATCTTCGAGCGCTTCTACCGCGTGCACACCGGCAATGTGCACAACGTGAAGGGCTTCGGCCTGGGCCTGCACTACGTGAAACAGATCGCCGAAGCGCACCACGGCGAAGTCTCCGCGCGCAGTGAATTCGGCAAAGGGAGTGTTTTCACTTTGGTGTTGCCGTTGACATGA
- a CDS encoding T9SS type A sorting domain-containing protein, with protein sequence MKYCSTLTSRRSASLLVALFTGMALWAAPLPTGDDCQLRTQTQGGWGAPPNGNNPGAYLHANFAGAFPGGVTIGCENTLVFTSAQAITNFLPSGGPPSVLPSGTWVNPTGYGNVLAGQLLAATISVGMDAYDPGFGASSTLLGNAIVASGPFAGWTVNAVLAAANDFIGGCGGSYTAPQFNSVLTAINENFTGGNTNNGFLICSESEECEAYAGTLAGFKPTDCLQEGGTAIGGIPIGDAVVPPGYQIAWVLTQGPGLVIIEVRDIPIFDVYAEAFYTIHTLVYNPATLDLTSIVLGVTTGFDIAALLIENGGDICASLDVTGTSVLVENPDAGSLTGFKDEDCLEEGGTVIGATPNGDMHVPPGYQVLYVLTQGPGLVIVDVSPAPFFTVNDLGLYTIHTLVYDPATLNLGGVVIGVTTGFEVNSLLIQGGGVICAALDVAGAPIDIIDCPDEECEADAGTLDSDMGEYGCLEEGGSVVISATPNGDAFVPAGYETLYVLTQGPGLVIVDVSADPSFSVSAAGSYTIHTLVYDPNTLDLSIVELGVTTGFDVNSLLIQGGGEICASLDVAGAAFEVADCPPQCLALAGTLTADEGEIGCLEEGGSVVISATPNGDAFVPAGYETLYVLTQGPGLVIVDVSADPSFSVSAAGSYTIHTLVYDPNTLDLSIVELGVTTGFDVNSLLIQGGGEICASLDVAGAAFEVADCPPQCLALAGTLTADEGEIGCLEEGGSVVISATPNGDAFVPAGYETLYVLTQGPGLVIVDVSADPSFSVSAAGSYTIHTLVYDPNTLDLSIVELGVTTGFDVNSLLIQGGGEICASLDVAGATFEVEDCPPQCLAYAGTLTVTASNVCLQNGLASVTAVPNGDAFVPPGFTTLYVLTLGQDQVILNAGLVPSFVVNAPGQYTVHTIVFELASYDPGTIQLGVTTAGNINALLIQGGGTICASLDMIGATVTVTDCGPGCVASAGNIIADAAQVCLDGGQASLSATPVGNANVPAGYTTLYVLTQGAGLTIIDVEPTPSFAVADVGSYTIHTLVYDPNTLDLSGVVFGVTTGFEVNSLLIQGGGSICASLDVAGAAIEVLSCDEECAANAGTLTIADDEVFLSGGSASFFAFPNGDMLVPPGYQVLYVLTEGPGLVIVATSLTPVFTVNAAGSYTIHTLVYDPTTLDLSIVEPGVTTGFEVNALLIQGGGEICASLDVTGASVSVVNCADGCTAFAGTLTAVESEVCLAEGGAVLAATPNGDAIKPACFERIFVLTAGEELVIINASVTASFVVDSPGLYTIHTLVFDPNTIDLSIIQFGVTTGFEVNALLIQGGGTICASLDVAGAPILVQDCTPSVPGATCDDAIAINCGGTAEGSTIGVANDTATSGAFTCVTSVGTGGQIWYVFTPAEDALVNVNTCTDTDFDSKLHVYTGACGTLVCVAGNDDACGLQSTVNFTATAGVTYLIRVGGFGGAEGNFTLSLECTPIVPPNAGEVCADPIPLGCGASVQGSTAGILNDNVTSGAATCVTTVGSAGQIWYAFTPDVDALVNMNTCTGTNFDSKLHVYTGECGALVCVTGNDDGCSLQSSVNFQATAGTTYLVRVGGFGASAGSFNLVVECGPTQLTDPGDVLSLNAWPSPTAQFLNVEARSNGQNRMELSVWNMQGAQVMGDQVVSGRDLTVMDVSPLKAGVYILRLQAGDQVLTQRFLKMD encoded by the coding sequence ATGAAGTACTGTTCTACCCTTACCTCCAGGAGAAGCGCGTCCCTGCTCGTCGCGCTTTTCACCGGCATGGCCCTGTGGGCCGCCCCTTTGCCCACCGGCGATGATTGCCAGTTGCGCACCCAGACCCAGGGTGGTTGGGGCGCGCCGCCCAATGGCAACAACCCCGGGGCCTACCTGCATGCCAACTTCGCGGGGGCCTTCCCCGGTGGGGTGACCATCGGCTGCGAGAACACCTTGGTGTTCACCTCTGCGCAGGCCATCACCAACTTCCTGCCCAGCGGCGGACCGCCCAGCGTGTTGCCTTCGGGTACGTGGGTGAACCCCACCGGCTATGGCAACGTGCTGGCCGGGCAACTGCTGGCGGCCACGATCAGCGTGGGTATGGACGCCTACGATCCGGGCTTCGGTGCGAGCAGCACCCTGCTGGGCAACGCCATCGTGGCTTCGGGTCCCTTCGCGGGCTGGACGGTGAACGCGGTACTGGCCGCGGCCAACGACTTCATCGGCGGCTGCGGCGGCAGCTACACGGCGCCTCAGTTCAACAGCGTGCTCACGGCCATCAACGAGAACTTCACGGGTGGCAACACCAACAACGGTTTCCTGATCTGCTCGGAGAGCGAGGAGTGCGAGGCCTACGCGGGCACCTTGGCGGGCTTCAAGCCCACGGACTGTCTGCAGGAAGGCGGCACGGCCATCGGTGGCATCCCCATCGGCGATGCGGTGGTTCCGCCGGGTTACCAGATCGCCTGGGTGCTGACCCAAGGCCCGGGTCTGGTGATCATCGAGGTGCGCGACATTCCCATTTTCGACGTGTATGCGGAAGCGTTCTACACCATCCACACGCTGGTGTACAATCCGGCCACGCTGGACCTGACGAGCATCGTGCTGGGCGTGACCACGGGCTTCGATATCGCGGCCTTGCTGATCGAGAACGGCGGCGATATCTGCGCGAGCCTGGACGTGACCGGCACGAGCGTGCTGGTGGAGAACCCCGATGCGGGCTCGCTCACCGGCTTCAAGGATGAGGATTGCCTGGAAGAAGGCGGTACGGTGATCGGTGCCACGCCCAACGGGGACATGCATGTGCCACCGGGCTACCAGGTGCTTTATGTATTGACCCAAGGCCCCGGGCTTGTCATCGTGGATGTGAGCCCCGCGCCCTTCTTCACAGTGAACGACCTGGGCCTGTACACGATCCACACGCTGGTGTATGACCCGGCCACTCTGAACCTGGGCGGTGTTGTCATTGGCGTGACCACCGGCTTTGAGGTGAACAGCCTGCTGATACAGGGCGGTGGCGTGATCTGCGCCGCATTGGATGTGGCCGGCGCGCCCATAGACATCATCGATTGCCCGGATGAGGAGTGTGAGGCGGATGCCGGCACGCTGGACAGTGACATGGGCGAGTACGGCTGCCTGGAAGAAGGCGGCAGCGTGGTGATCTCGGCCACGCCGAACGGTGATGCCTTCGTGCCTGCCGGGTATGAGACCTTGTATGTCCTCACGCAAGGTCCCGGTCTGGTGATCGTGGACGTGAGCGCCGACCCGAGCTTCAGTGTGAGCGCCGCTGGCAGCTACACCATCCACACGCTGGTGTACGACCCCAACACGCTGGACCTCTCCATCGTGGAGTTGGGCGTCACCACCGGCTTCGATGTGAACAGCCTCTTGATCCAGGGCGGTGGCGAGATCTGCGCGAGCCTGGACGTGGCCGGTGCGGCCTTCGAAGTGGCGGACTGCCCGCCGCAATGCCTGGCGCTGGCCGGCACGCTCACGGCGGATGAAGGCGAGATCGGCTGCCTGGAAGAAGGCGGCAGCGTGGTGATCTCGGCCACGCCCAACGGTGATGCCTTCGTGCCTGCCGGGTATGAGACCTTGTATGTCCTCACGCAAGGTCCCGGTCTGGTGATCGTGGACGTGAGCGCCGACCCGAGCTTCAGTGTGAGCGCCGCTGGCAGCTACACCATCCACACGCTGGTGTACGACCCCAACACGCTGGACCTCTCCATCGTGGAGTTGGGCGTCACCACCGGCTTCGATGTGAACAGCCTCTTGATCCAGGGCGGTGGCGAGATCTGCGCGAGCCTGGACGTGGCCGGTGCGGCCTTCGAAGTGGCGGACTGCCCGCCGCAATGCCTGGCGCTGGCCGGCACGCTCACGGCGGATGAAGGCGAGATCGGCTGCCTGGAAGAAGGCGGCAGCGTGGTGATCTCGGCCACGCCCAACGGTGATGCCTTCGTGCCTGCCGGGTATGAGACCTTGTATGTCCTCACGCAAGGTCCCGGTCTGGTGATCGTGGACGTGAGCGCCGACCCGAGCTTCAGTGTGAGCGCCGCTGGCAGCTACACCATCCACACGCTGGTGTACGACCCCAACACGCTGGACCTCTCCATCGTGGAGTTGGGCGTCACCACCGGCTTCGATGTGAACAGCCTCTTGATCCAGGGCGGTGGCGAGATCTGCGCGAGCCTGGACGTGGCCGGTGCGACCTTCGAAGTGGAGGACTGCCCGCCGCAATGCCTGGCCTATGCGGGAACACTTACGGTCACAGCGAGCAATGTCTGCTTGCAGAACGGGCTCGCTTCCGTCACGGCCGTACCCAATGGTGATGCCTTTGTGCCGCCCGGCTTCACCACCTTGTATGTGCTCACACTGGGCCAGGATCAGGTGATCCTCAACGCTGGCTTGGTACCCAGCTTCGTGGTGAACGCCCCCGGCCAGTACACCGTGCACACCATCGTCTTCGAATTGGCCTCGTATGATCCCGGCACCATCCAACTGGGGGTCACCACGGCGGGCAACATCAACGCCCTGTTGATACAAGGAGGAGGTACCATCTGCGCCAGCCTGGACATGATCGGCGCCACGGTGACCGTGACCGATTGCGGACCGGGTTGCGTGGCCAGCGCGGGCAACATCATCGCCGATGCCGCGCAGGTCTGTCTCGATGGTGGCCAGGCCAGCCTCAGTGCCACGCCCGTGGGCAACGCGAACGTTCCCGCAGGCTACACCACGCTCTATGTGCTTACCCAAGGTGCGGGCCTGACCATCATCGATGTGGAACCGACGCCCTCCTTCGCGGTGGCCGATGTGGGTTCCTACACCATCCACACCCTGGTCTATGACCCCAATACCTTGGATCTCTCCGGTGTGGTCTTCGGTGTCACCACAGGCTTCGAGGTCAACAGCCTGTTGATCCAAGGCGGCGGGTCCATTTGCGCGAGCCTCGATGTGGCCGGTGCGGCGATCGAGGTGCTGTCCTGCGATGAGGAGTGCGCGGCCAATGCTGGTACCCTCACCATCGCCGATGACGAGGTATTCCTCTCTGGCGGCAGTGCCTCCTTCTTCGCCTTCCCCAATGGCGACATGCTCGTGCCGCCGGGCTACCAAGTGCTCTATGTGCTCACCGAAGGTCCTGGGCTGGTCATCGTGGCCACTTCGCTGACACCGGTCTTCACGGTGAACGCGGCGGGCAGCTATACCATCCACACTTTGGTCTATGATCCTACGACGCTTGACCTGAGCATCGTGGAACCCGGTGTCACTACGGGCTTCGAGGTGAACGCGCTGCTGATCCAAGGTGGTGGCGAGATCTGCGCGAGCCTGGATGTGACGGGCGCCTCGGTATCGGTGGTGAATTGCGCGGACGGTTGCACGGCCTTCGCCGGTACGCTCACCGCAGTGGAGTCGGAAGTATGTCTGGCCGAGGGAGGCGCCGTTCTGGCCGCAACGCCCAACGGTGACGCCATCAAGCCGGCCTGCTTCGAGCGCATCTTCGTGCTTACCGCCGGCGAGGAGTTGGTGATCATCAACGCCAGCGTCACGGCCAGCTTCGTGGTGGATTCACCCGGACTGTACACCATCCACACCCTGGTCTTCGATCCCAACACCATCGACTTGAGCATCATCCAGTTCGGTGTCACCACGGGCTTCGAAGTGAACGCCTTGCTCATACAGGGTGGCGGTACCATCTGCGCGAGTCTGGATGTGGCGGGTGCGCCCATTCTGGTGCAGGACTGCACACCATCGGTGCCAGGCGCCACTTGCGATGATGCGATCGCCATCAACTGTGGTGGTACCGCCGAGGGCAGCACCATCGGGGTGGCCAACGATACCGCCACTTCAGGAGCCTTCACTTGCGTGACCTCGGTGGGCACGGGTGGCCAGATCTGGTACGTCTTCACACCGGCCGAGGACGCCCTGGTGAATGTGAACACCTGCACGGACACGGACTTCGATTCGAAGTTGCACGTGTACACCGGCGCCTGCGGAACGCTGGTCTGCGTTGCGGGCAACGACGATGCCTGCGGGCTCCAGTCCACTGTGAACTTCACTGCCACGGCGGGGGTCACCTACCTGATACGCGTCGGTGGTTTCGGCGGTGCCGAAGGAAACTTCACCTTGTCCTTGGAGTGCACGCCGATCGTACCCCCCAATGCGGGTGAAGTATGCGCCGATCCGATCCCGCTTGGCTGCGGGGCTTCCGTGCAGGGCAGCACCGCCGGCATCCTGAACGACAACGTCACTTCGGGTGCCGCGACCTGTGTGACCACGGTCGGGTCGGCTGGTCAGATCTGGTACGCCTTCACACCCGATGTGGACGCCCTGGTGAACATGAACACCTGCACGGGCACCAACTTCGACTCCAAGTTGCATGTATACACCGGTGAGTGCGGCGCGCTGGTGTGCGTCACCGGCAACGATGATGGCTGTAGCCTTCAGTCCTCCGTGAACTTCCAAGCCACAGCGGGCACCACCTATCTGGTGCGCGTCGGTGGTTTCGGTGCTTCGGCAGGCTCCTTCAACCTGGTGGTCGAGTGCGGCCCCACCCAATTGACCGACCCGGGTGATGTGCTTTCACTGAACGCCTGGCCTTCTCCCACGGCCCAGTTCCTGAATGTGGAGGCACGTTCCAATGGCCAGAACCGCATGGAGCTGAGTGTGTGGAACATGCAGGGCGCGCAAGTGATGGGCGATCAGGTGGTGTCCGGTCGTGACCTTACCGTGATGGACGTGTCGCCATTGAAGGCCGGGGTATACATCCTGCGCCTGCAGGCCGGTGACCAAGTGCTCACCCAGCGCTTCTTGAAGATGGATTGA
- a CDS encoding glycosyltransferase family 39 protein: MGERTFILLLVLLAVVVAMGAVLDVMEVDAAQYAAMSREMLGSSDWTMLYHRGADYLDKPPLLFWLSATSYKVFGIHNWSYKLPSILFAALGLFATYRLALLHHAREVARTAVLVLGGSAAFLLMTNDVRTDTILTGAVITAIWLGMAWLDRPSVQLALGCGAAIAAGLLAKGPMGLMAPALAIGAHVLLTRQWRRLLDARLLLVPLVVALLLLPMCLGLWKQFGAEGLRFFFWEQSFGRITGENVWKDDSTFLYFTHELPWLLLPWTLFLLAGLWHDLRAVVRREALPEYASLIGALLIFIGLSASQFKLPHYLYVTLPLFSIVTARVLHRKGSRTLVRIHGGLLALLWLVAMVLVAWSFPTGRWPFIAVLLTGGLAVLRWTRRAQGMLVDATFLLMMTIGIAINGHLYPNILRYQANAQAGKWAAQQGLGPERFYGMQVSGTALDHYAGFAVPWLSDVEEARPVIRPGVAIYTDPPHARDLRDAGFIPGRTILLRNFSVQHLSLEHLDPARRDAVADERIILLY, translated from the coding sequence ATGGGCGAACGGACCTTCATCCTCCTGCTGGTGCTGCTGGCCGTGGTGGTGGCCATGGGCGCCGTGCTCGACGTGATGGAGGTGGACGCCGCGCAATACGCCGCCATGTCGCGCGAGATGCTCGGCAGCAGCGACTGGACGATGCTGTACCATCGTGGCGCGGACTACCTGGACAAGCCGCCGCTGCTCTTCTGGCTGTCGGCCACTTCCTACAAGGTCTTCGGCATCCACAACTGGAGCTACAAACTGCCGAGCATCCTCTTCGCCGCGCTGGGCCTCTTTGCCACCTATCGGCTGGCGCTCCTGCACCATGCCCGCGAGGTGGCGCGCACCGCGGTGCTCGTCCTTGGTGGCAGCGCGGCCTTTCTGCTGATGACGAACGATGTGCGCACGGACACGATCCTCACCGGCGCGGTCATCACGGCCATCTGGCTGGGCATGGCCTGGCTGGACAGACCCTCGGTGCAGCTCGCCCTGGGTTGTGGCGCGGCCATCGCGGCGGGCCTGCTGGCCAAGGGCCCCATGGGCCTGATGGCGCCCGCCCTGGCGATCGGTGCGCATGTGCTGTTGACACGCCAATGGCGGAGGCTGCTGGACGCGCGCCTGCTGCTGGTGCCGCTGGTGGTCGCCCTGCTGCTCCTTCCCATGTGCCTCGGGCTTTGGAAGCAGTTCGGCGCGGAGGGCCTGCGGTTCTTCTTCTGGGAGCAGAGTTTCGGCCGCATCACGGGGGAGAACGTGTGGAAGGACGATTCCACCTTCCTCTATTTCACCCATGAGTTGCCGTGGCTGCTGTTGCCCTGGACGCTCTTTCTGCTGGCAGGCCTGTGGCACGATCTGCGGGCGGTGGTGCGGCGCGAAGCATTGCCGGAGTATGCTTCCCTGATCGGCGCACTGCTCATCTTCATCGGCCTGTCCGCCTCGCAGTTCAAGTTGCCGCACTACCTCTACGTCACGCTGCCCCTCTTCTCCATCGTCACCGCACGGGTCTTGCACCGTAAGGGAAGCAGGACCTTGGTCCGCATCCATGGCGGCCTCTTGGCCTTGCTCTGGCTGGTGGCCATGGTGCTGGTGGCCTGGTCCTTTCCCACGGGCAGGTGGCCGTTCATCGCGGTCTTGCTGACCGGCGGTTTGGCCGTGTTGAGGTGGACCCGTCGTGCCCAGGGAATGCTCGTGGATGCGACCTTCCTGCTGATGATGACGATCGGCATCGCCATCAATGGCCACCTCTATCCGAACATCCTGCGCTATCAGGCCAACGCGCAAGCCGGCAAGTGGGCGGCCCAGCAGGGGCTGGGTCCGGAGCGCTTCTATGGCATGCAGGTCAGCGGTACCGCGCTGGACCACTACGCGGGCTTCGCTGTGCCCTGGCTCAGCGATGTGGAGGAAGCACGGCCGGTGATACGCCCGGGGGTGGCCATCTACACCGATCCGCCCCATGCGCGGGACCTGCGTGACGCGGGATTCATACCGGGTCGGACCATCCTGTTGCGGAATTTTTCGGTGCAGCACCTTTCCTTGGAGCACCTTGATCCGGCGCGCCGCGACGCGGTGGCCGACGAAAGGATAATACTCCTGTATTGA